GGTTAAACGTACACACAGCTGTACCCTTCCCTTGGCGTAATACAAAGATCAAAATTGACCCTTAATTAAACACACAACTAGCTACTATTTCACACTGAATAATAACAGTAAGATGAGCCGTTTTAATTTAGTATTTTACACTCCAAAAGTCGAAGACTTGGAAACCTTCGACTCTGAAATGGACAGATTAGCTCGTCCAGGTACTTGAACAAAATGGAAAATGGTCAACAATGATGTAGAAATGTGGGATTTTGGCAATCCTTTGGAAAATGTGACATGATGTATAAAACAGTCAAATTTCAAGAACGGTAAACTTACCAGGAGCAACTGTATCACGTGCTTCTTTTGCCAGGTTACACCCAAACATCCCAGTTGCACGCTGGAACAAAAGAACCTGGTTAGTGATTTTGTGCCTTAATTCAGGCGTTGGAAGCAGTTTCTCCAAAACATTGAAGAAATCTTCTTTTATAGCACCCAAAAACTTAACTTCAGGGTTATACTGTATACACGGGTTCAAAAACGCTCCAGCTGAATGTAACGATGTATGAAGCTGATTATGCCAGCCACTGTCAACTATATCCAAGAACGTCTTGCACTTGCTCTCGTCCATAATGTAATATGTTCGAATTGACTCTTTCGCCCTTGTCATAAGCTCGTAAATGAACCCTACTGCAGGTTTACCATCAGCTACTTCCCTCAGAATTCTCAGAAACGGTTCAGAAACAGCTATACATTCTTCAACTGCTCTCCAAAATTCATTATCATCCAAAATCGCTGCACATGATATGCTCTGTTGTTTGTTTACACAAGCAGATGTAACGGAATACTCGGGACTATTGACCATAAGTTTCAGCTTACTCCTTTGCTTAAACATGGATTGCAAAGAGAGGAAACTGGAAACGGGTTTTGTAATGCCTGTTTTAATTACATCTTGACCAGCTGTATAACTTTTCATGAATTCAAGCAAAGGTGTACTATTGTAGATGAATCTTGTGATGGATTGTGCCTGTACAATACATTTATTCACCCAATCAATCTTGCAAAAATCTTCAAGTATCAAATTTATGCAGTGAGAAGCACACGGAGAGATAAAGATCGTTCCATAATTCTGCAGAATATGGTTTGCCACACCGGAATAGCTCAATGCTCCATCAACAATTATCTGCACCACGTTTTCAGGGCCGATTTCTTGAATGACAGAATCAAATAAATCAGCTAAAGATTTTACGTTCTTGAAATAAGAAGACGCGTCCACTGACTTGTGAAAGAAGGTTCTAGAAGGTGATGAAACCAAAAAGTTGACCATTGCTCGTGACTTGTTATCAGTCCACGTGTCTGCAATGATTGTACAACCGGTTCTGACCCATTCATTCTCGGTGTCCTTCAACCCCAGATTCACTTTGGACTTGACTCTTTCCAACCATGTGTTCTTCAGTGTTTCGGCAGTGGGGCCAGAAAAATCCGGACCACATTTTCTTATTGCTTCAACCATAACCTGGTAAGAAGATGATCTTGCTACACTGAAATCTAACTTATTCTCAAAGAAAAACAGAGCAACACTTTCCTCTGCATTTTCTTCTTCACTTGAGGTGGAAGAATTATCTATTTGGTTAAATGTAGGAAGCAACTTTGAAACGGGAGATGTTGTTTCCACAAACAAGAGAGGTTTGCTTAGGGTTATACTCCCGGGAGAACTAGTTTCTGCAAACTTTGGCTTTTTAGTAAGTGGGATTTCTCTGAAGTCGTCTTTTGCTGCTATAATGGCCCGAACTCTATCAGAAACATCATCCCTTACTTTGCTGCAGGGATTTACTCCTTTACTAGGAAACCGGGATAAGTGATGCTTCAATCTGCTGATTCCACCATTTAAGACTCTTGAACAGAATTTGCATCTCACCTTGTTCCCATCCAATTTATCAGCATACTCCCAACATATATCCTTTTCACGAACCACTAAAACAAAATGAATGTGAATCAATCTCTATATGTTGACTGATAAAGTGACAATTTTTGTTTAAGAAACACTTCAAAGTTATAGTAACCCAGAAGGATTCCTTCCATCCGAACTGGAAAACACATAGCCAACTTGTAACTTACGGCAATAGCAATAATAGGTTTGTGTTGAATTTTAGAGGTTTGTAGACAAATCTCACTATGTTGGAAAAAGTTCCAAAATCAAAGGTTACTAAAGAGTAAGTACTTTGTCTTTGCCATGTATgcaaaacatttttttttttttgatttgtttTAAGTGAGATGAATGATTTTGGATCCCACATATAAACCTTTATATAGGTTTATCAATTGTTGGTAGAAGGTTCATTACAATCAAGGTTTGTAAATGATGATGTGGCATGAAAACAAACCTCATTGAAGTTTATTCTATTGCTAAATACTGTCCGAAGAGCATTCAGCTATTCATATTCTCAATTGCTCATACAATAACATAGCAACACACACAGTGACTATGAACAAGAACTGAGATTGGAAACAAGGCCAAATATTTACTTACTTCTGATGACTGATGCCAAAATGCATAAACATAACCATCTGTTAAAAATTTATGGTAATCTGCACCCTGCATCGGTATCAAAGTAATATCAATTAACAAGAGATCTCAACTCAGTTTACAGAACAATGCAACATTTTGCATATTATGCATCAATAAATTATGTTTTCTGCAGGAGATAAACTCATCAAACAGGGCTCAAATCTGAATAAACATCTGCAAACAACTagtaaaagaaaacaaaacccAAATGTTTGCAGCTAGTTGACTAGTTCTTGTCTAAGGAAGACTAATACGAAGAATTTGTACAAGTTTAGCAAAGTGATCGATTTACAAACACTTAAATTGCATAAGATAGTGTTCAATCTACATGATTAAATGGATCAATTCTTATTACAATACGCATTAGTACATGAGTAAACAGATTCATCCTTATTGCACTATGCATTACATGATCAAATGGATCCCTTCTTATTACATTACGGATTACATGATTAAACGGATTCATCCTTCTTACATTACGCATTACATGATTAAATGGATCCATCCTTATTACATTTCGGATTACATGATTAAACGGATTCATCCTTATTGCATTATGCATTACATGATCAAATGGATCCATCCTTATTACATTACGGATTACATGCTTAAATGCATTCATCCTTTCTTCATTACGGATTACATGATTAAATGGATTCATCCTTATTACAATTACATGATTAAACGGATTCATCCTTATTGCATTAAGCACTACATGATCAAATAGATCCATCCTTATTACATTTCGGATTACATGATTAAACGGATTCATCCTTATTGCATTATGCATTACATGATCAAATGGATACATTCTTATTACATTGCAGATTACATTATCAAACATGTAGTCTCAAATAATGCGGCAACAATCCAATCGAACACAAGGAACGATTGATCGCTATCCAATTGCATTATATGATTATTATCACTAGTTTTGTTCATCCAAATGAATTAGTTCCaacaaaaaattggcaaaattttacttaaacccttgacaaattagctacatcaaacaaaacaaaacccaTTTGACATTCTAGCTCAGGATAAAATTAATCCATAACGATAAAATTATTTATCATAAGAGAATTTGTTTATTCAATTTATGTAATCAAATCGGATAATTGAAATgtgtaaaatgcttaaaaatagagaaaactaaaaatagGATGAGAAAATAAACGagaaaagagagattgatgtcGGAAACTTACAGCAGAGaattagaggagagagagagagatataTAAATACGGAGCGATAGTTTTCCGATTTGCAAATCGCGCGATATTTTAACGCGATTTTAGGGTTTGcatttttcttctctttctattttcccCCTTTTATGAATATGTTATTTTCCTCTCCTAGGAGATAATAATATCGCGGTGCGTTGACTTTTGTAATACAATGCGAAGTCGTGTGACTCGTATCGTACTGTCCCGGAATATTTGAACAGatttgtgttattacatttaaacctgaaataacatgtaaaaaaatataatataaatgcaattcgtgcgaatataagaaacatataagtTAGATAGAGCCGAACGCATATAAATAGATCCACTAAAAtggtaaaaaattatttaaggggctagattgattaaaaaTTTTGGGCTTTCTAATGCGGAAACCAAAAgtggatttactaaaataacctcatCTTTTCACTTATACGATAGAGATGCCTCAATCTCAAAACTTTACCCAACCAGCCACCACATACGCGCCACCTCTTCCTCCCGCAGACGCACCAAACTTCTTGACACTTTATCGTTTCAAGTTTCGACCCGACACAGACAAGTAAGATAAGTTAAGTATGAACGCGCCTCCACCTTATGCCTTCTCCTCCCTTCCCTTACACCTTCAAACCCAACACCTTCACTcatttactccctctgtcccttaatactcgcaccgcttttcttttcgggtcgtcccttaatacttgcaccgcttctataaatagaaattcatatcaatattatattatttctcacacttacttactaaccccacctaacccctattccctacaaaaaatcatttaaaaattcacacctccAGTCCTCCACTCATCACTctccacctcttacacatttcccactaactatattaaaaaataccccactatcaactaacactcattaaattaataagtcaatttaaatgtcttaaactccgcatcggtcaaaccggtgcgagtattaagggacggagggagtatataaagTTTACTTGATTGTTCACTTATATAAGTAACCCTTAAAGAGTTTGAGTATTACAATGACATGTCGTCACATAGGTTGTTATCATAACATATGGCACTAGCCTTGAAAATTGGAAACAAAAGACAATAACGAACATGTTTATAGATAGTACTCCTTTTAGGCCTTTTGATTATTGAACTAGTCATTACAACTtcctacctccgtttcagaaagttctttacgctttagaaaatgtgtccaaagtataaaaaatttgaccgtaaattctcacagTTATATACATTAAAACATTACatataagatcttgttagattggtcacgggatgtattttcagaatatcaattttttataattttttcgcatacgaaattgaatatattagtagttaaatattacattggagtccgtgcaaatagtgactgcaaagatctttttgaaacggaggtagtacaagTTAGTACTCCCTCCTCCCCTTAATACTCCAACGCTTTCCTTTTcgagccgtcccttaatacttgcaccgcttctataaatgaaaatttataccaatattatattatttctcacacttacttactatCCCCACCTACACACTTATTCCCTaccaaaatcatttaaaaattcacacccccactcaccactccccacctattacacatttcccactaactatattaaaaaaatactcactatcaactaacactcattaaattaataagtcaattcaaatgtcttaaactccgcaccggtcaaaccggtgcgagtattaagggacgggggGAGTACTAATTTAAATTCTCATATTTGGATATAACTCGTTATTTTATCTTTTGTGCATTTGATATAGCAATTTCAGACTATATACTATTTATTACTAGTTTGGGCTTGTTCGACAATTACCTTTCAGTTGTTGATTGGTTTAAATAGTTGTTAGTTGATTTAACtagttgttaattgttaattggtTTAACTATTGATTGAATTAGTTGCTTGTGTAAAATATTTGATAAATTTGTAGATAGTTGTTTAAAGAAAAAAATGACCATTAATGAACATTGACATAAAATGAGTTAAGTTGGTAATagtggtacttttttttttgacggggtaATAGTGGTACTTGTAgagaatattaagacaaaattgTCTTGTTAAACCCACTAATGCCAACCTCTAATTCATATTTGCATGTGTTTTATTAATCAAGTACTTCGTAGAATTTAATCATAAATATTAAATGAGTTTAGCAAAACCAGTGAGTTATGGGCCAGGTCCAGGTCCAGATCCAGGTCCAGGTCCAGATACAATTACCAAGTGTATATGGATTATAAAGGGCTGGAGGCCCACAGGTCCAACTGCTAAAACGGGCAAAatggaaaataaaaaagttgGTGGAAGAAGCTTTCTCTTTATATCAGAGCCAGGTTTCGATCCTGGGACCTGTGGGTTATGGGCCCACCACGCTTCCGCTGCGCCACTCTGATGTTGTTGTTATTCTTGTCCAACTAAATGTATAATAGTCTTATAGTCCCATATTGAATAT
This genomic stretch from Spinacia oleracea cultivar Varoflay chromosome 3, BTI_SOV_V1, whole genome shotgun sequence harbors:
- the LOC110779952 gene encoding uncharacterized protein, with translation MVREKDICWEYADKLDGNKVRCKFCSRVLNGGISRLKHHLSRFPSKGVNPCSKVRDDVSDRVRAIIAAKDDFREIPLTKKPKFAETSSPGSITLSKPLLFVETTSPVSKLLPTFNQIDNSSTSSEEENAEESVALFFFENKLDFSVARSSSYQVMVEAIRKCGPDFSGPTAETLKNTWLERVKSKVNLGLKDTENEWVRTGCTIIADTWTDNKSRAMVNFLVSSPSRTFFHKSVDASSYFKNVKSLADLFDSVIQEIGPENVVQIIVDGALSYSGVANHILQNYGTIFISPCASHCINLILEDFCKIDWVNKCIVQAQSITRFIYNSTPLLEFMKSYTAGQDVIKTGITKPVSSFLSLQSMFKQRSKLKLMVNSPEYSVTSACVNKQQSISCAAILDDNEFWRAVEECIAVSEPFLRILREVADGKPAVGFIYELMTRAKESIRTYYIMDESKCKTFLDIVDSGWHNQLHTSLHSAGAFLNPCIQYNPEVKFLGAIKEDFFNVLEKLLPTPELRHKITNQVLLFQRATGMFGCNLAKEARDTVAPGEWWEQYGDSAPVLQKVAMRILSQVCSTSTTEKQWSTFQQIHSEKRNKIDKEALNDLIYINYNLKLGRPRNNKSFDVDPIQLDDIDMTSEWVEEIETPSPTQWLDRFGTYDVSDLNTRQFSTAFFGGANDFGL